In Rhizophagus irregularis chromosome 7, complete sequence, a single genomic region encodes these proteins:
- a CDS encoding uncharacterized protein (SECRETED:cutsite_VNT-QE; SECRETED:prob_0.8253); SECRETED:SignalP(1-25): MKKLPILIVIITLIILLQFVYEVNTQEGVPPAEDPSGDPSQFPAPAIPPPTKINTLVTAIPPISTQFPAPAIPPPTKINTLVTAIPPISTGKLLPSARPSVSRTLPINPSEGLISTGKLSPSARPSVSRTLPINPSEGLISTGKSPSAGPSGSRTSPVNSSNPSEDVNFTTFIIAASIIGGTVSNLILIFIVGLCYFLLRMYKDKKENSKAIATPGLNNNENELYDEPIPTELIISNHGQEFIPNSPNYNNNQQGITRELGNNLTNNEIIQNIRQGNLSSFNIDEDIIDQMKQDILQDIKQELKQNIKSKIMTSFVRDNDVEDDSSSSSSKNHT, encoded by the coding sequence ATGAAGAAACTTCctattttaattgttataataaccttaataattttacttcaaTTTGTATATGAAGTAAATACTCAAGAAGGTGTTCCACCAGCGGAAGATCCTTCAGGAGATCCATCTCAATTTCCTGCACCAGCAATACCTCCAccaacaaaaataaatacattagtCACAGCAATACCACCAATTTCAACTCAATTTCCTGCACCAGCAATACCTCCAccaacaaaaataaatacattagtCACAGCAATACCACCAATTTCAACTGGAAAATTATTACCATCAGCAAGACCATCAGTATCACGAACATTACCAATAAATCCTTCAGAAGGTCTTATTTCAACTGGAAAATTATCACCATCAGCAAGACCATCAGTATCACGAACATTACCAATAAATCCTTCAGAAGGTCTTATTTCGACTGGAAAATCACCATCAGCAGGACCATCAGGATCACGAACATCACCAGTAAATTCATCAAATCCTTCAGAAGATGTTAACTTTACAACTTTTATAATAGCTGCTTCAATTATTGGAGGGACAGttagtaatttgattttaattttcatagtTGGTTTATGCTACTTTTTATTGAGAAtgtataaagataaaaaagaaaattctaaaGCAATTGCGACCCCTGGACTGAATAATAAcgaaaatgaattatatgatgAACCGATCCCTacagaattaataatttcgaaTCATGGACAAGAATTTATACCAAATTCaccaaattataataataatcaacaaGGGATAACACGTGAATTAGGAAACAACTTAACAAACaatgaaattattcaaaatatcagACAAggaaatttatcatcatttaatataGATGAAGATATTATAGATCAAATGAAACAAGATATTCTACAAGATATCAAACaagaattaaaacaaaatataaaatcaaaaataatgacATCATTTGTTAGAGATAATGATGTTGAAGATGATAGTAGTAGTAGCAGTAGTAAAAATCATACTTAA
- a CDS encoding uncharacterized protein (SECRETED:cutsite_VNT-QA; SECRETED:prob_0.7827); SECRETED:SignalP(1-23) — MKLLILIVITLIILLQFVYEVNTQAPKDAPLPPQPPPEDASSIGVLAESPTPAIPPLTKINTLSTLTPISTGKLLPSSGSRTSSVNSSNPSESGNSIAASIIGGTVSNLILIFIVGLYYFLVRMYKDKKENSKAIATPGLNNNENIISNPGITNNGLYNNEPIPTELIISNYGQEFVSNSPNYNNNQRGITRELGNNSTNNEIIQNIRQGKLSSFNIDEVIIDQIKQDILQDIKQELKQNIKSEVMTSFVRDNNVEDDSSSSAIDSNHGNKANS, encoded by the coding sequence ATGAAGCttcttattttaattgttataaCCCTTATCATTTTACTTCAATTTGTATATGAAGTAAATACTCAAGCACCTAAAGATGCTCCACTTCCTCCGCAACCACCGCCAGAAGATGCTTCATCAATAGGAGTTTTAGCTGAATCTCCTACACCAGCAATACCAccattaacaaaaataaatactttatccACATTAACACCAATTTCGACTGGAAAATTATTACCATCATCAGGATCACGAACATCATCAGTAAATTCATCAAATCCTTCAGAAAGTGGTAACTCTATAGCTGCTTCAATTATTGGAGGGACagttagtaatttaattttaattttcatagtTGGTTTATACTACTTTTTAGTGAGAAtgtataaagataaaaaagaaaattctaaaGCAATTGCAACCCCTGGACTGAATAATaacgaaaatattatttcaaatccTGGAATAACGAATAatggattatataataatgaaccAATCCCTacagaattaataatttcgaaTTATGGACAAGAATTTGTATCAAATTCaccaaattataataataatcaacgaGGGATAACACGTGAATTAGGAAACAACTcaacaaataatgaaattattcaaaatatcagACAAggaaaattatcatcatttaatataGATGAAGTTATTATAGATCAAATTAAACAAGATATTCTACAAGATATTAAACaagaattaaaacaaaatataaaatcagaAGTAATGACATCATTTGTTAGAGATAATAATGTCGAAGATGATAGTAGTAGTAGCGCTATAGATTCTAATCATGGAAATAAAGCCAATTCTTGA